Proteins encoded together in one Benincasa hispida cultivar B227 chromosome 1, ASM972705v1, whole genome shotgun sequence window:
- the LOC120082047 gene encoding BEACH domain-containing protein C2 isoform X2, which yields MDEEEETKKAAENSENDSDNEVTSDTQKRSQTSQDHTNIDRDKADIVSDGLVLGEVNTVTPVEDEDQFEQVCLKDKEKTVDEFSGGLLDSERSSNSEDARLSSGAFQESSQYISGTSGVESDDSPVGQLQYDSHSFSPGADKRLGHSIKSSNSPASFDSGYSPVGSPQKFKPKSVMPNVSPELLHLVDSAIMGKPESLDKLKNVVSGKETFGSSSEEMENVAFSVVDSLLATMGGVESFEEDEENNPPSVMLNSRAAIVAGELIPWLPCLGDNEMIMSPRTRMVRGLLAILQACTRNRAMCSMAGLLGVLLRSAETIFVQDVGSSDKLSWDGAPLCYCIQYLSGHSLNVSDLRSWFQIITRTLTTKWAAKLLLALEKALCGKESKGPASTFEFDGESSGLLGPGESRWPFSNGYAFATWIYIESFADTLNTATAAAAIAAAAAAKSGKSSAMSAAAAASALAGEGTAHMPRLFSFLSADNQGIEAYFHAQFLVVECGSGKGRKASLHFTHAFKPQCWYFIGLEHTCKQGLIGKIESELRLYIDGALYESRPFEFPRISKPLAFCCIGTNPPPTMAGLQRRRRQCPLFAEMGPIYIFKESIGAERMTRLASRGGDALPSFGNGAGLPWLATNDYVHHMAGESSLLDADIAGCLHLLYHPSLLNGRFCPDASPLGAAGTLRRPAEVLGQVHVATRMRPVEALWALAYGGSMSLLPLVVSHVDETSLQPQEGSNPLSFATANLAAPIFRIISMAVQHPRNNEEFSRVRGPEILSRILNYLLRTLSSLDPGKHDGVEDEELVAAIVSLCQSQKSNHILKVQLFSTLLLDLKIWSLCNYGLQKKLLSSLADMVFTESSVMRDANAIQMLLDGCRRCYWTIYEKDSVNTFSLNEDQRPVGEVNALVDELLVVIELLIVAAPPSLASDDVRCLLGFMVDCPQPNQVARVLHLVYRLVVQPNTSRAHTFAEAFIACGGIETLLVLLQREVKAGDVSDPEVMTTHETSFFQESGLDSGDGVSERILDGDIGSVEEEKPNVPEKDWQFESTEIGGVRRFGAASSGVRIERMLSISESSFVKSLGGISLSITADNARNNVYNVDKRDGIVVGIIGLVGALVASGHLKFDSSTPSDATTNILGSGLPDGGSSMFDDKVSLLLYALQKAFQAAPNKLMTNNVYTALMGASINASSTEDGLNFYDSGHRFEHLQLLLVLLRSLPYASTAFQSRALQDLLFLACSHPENRNSLTKMEEWPEWILEILISNYEMGESKNSQTASVGDVEDLIHNFLIIMLEHSMRQKDGWKDIEATIHCAEWLSIVGGSSTGDQRVRREESLPIFKRRLLGGLLDFSGRELQAQTQVIAAAAAGVAAEGLSPTDAKAEAENAAQLSVSLVENAIVILMLVEDHLRSQSKLSCASSVGDGYTSPLSLVSPLNNRSNSLTSVGGREPQEPTSIRGSISSEPSGLPLDVLASMADANGQISSVVMERLTAAAAAEPYGSVSCAFVSYGSYATDLADGWKYRSRLWYGVGLPSNKALFGGGGSGWESWGYLEKDNSGNWIELPLIKKSVAMLQALLLDESGLGGGLGIGGGSGTGMGGMSALYQLLDSDQPFLCMLRMVLLSMREDDDGENGILMRNISIDDGIPEGRKPRSALLWSVLSPVLNMPISDSKRQRVLVASCVLYSEVWHSVGKDRKPLRKQYLEAILPPFVAILRRWRPLLAGIHELATADGLNPLTVDDRALAADALPIEAALAMIAPAWAAAFASPPAAMALAMIAAGASGGETTAPATTSQLRRDSSLLERKTTRLHTFSSFQKPLEVPNRAPSLPKDKAAAKAAALAAARDLERNAKIGSGRGLSAVAMATSAQRRNTSDGERVKRWNNSEAMAVAWMECLQPFDTKSVYGKDFNALSYKFIAVLVASFALARNIQRSEVDRRAQVEVIDHHRMYKGIRAWRKLVHYLIEMRCLFGPIGEHFSKPSRVFWKLDLMESSSRMRRCLRRNYRGSDHCGAAANYEDQTDLKKNGEEALSSSNASILAADAIAIEAVNDEDEQMEIDSLDGRTDDVEQSVEDHSKLTEPSEQNLQASAESSSTQLVNEQELIQGSSPVAPGYVPSELDERIILELPSTMVRPLRVIQGTFQVTTRRINFIVDSSDLNTTMDSSCKPKDQEKDRTWMMSSLHQIHSRRYLLRRSALELFMVDRSNYFFDFGSTEGRKNAYRAIVQVRPPHLNDVYLATQRPEQLLKRTQLMERWARWEISNFEYLMHLNTLAGRSYNDITQYPVFPWVLSDYTSESLDLSDPSSFRDLSKPVGALNADRLKKFQERYSSFEDPVIPKFHYGSHYSSAGTVLYYLFRVEPFTTLSIQLQGGKFDHADRMFLDISGTWNGVLEDMSDVKELVPELFYLPEILTNENSIDFGTTQLGENLDSVRLPPWAKNPIDFIHKHRMALESEHVSAHLHEWIDLIFGYKQRGKEAISANNVFFYITYEGTVDIDKISDPVQQRATQDQIAYFGQTPSQLLTVPHLRKKPLADVLHLQTIFRNPKSIRPYSVPTPERCNLPAAAIHATSDTVVIVDINAPAAHVAQHKWQPNTPDGQGAPFLFQHGKSSLNSTSGTFMRMFKGQAGSTADEWQFPQAPAFAASGIRSSSIVSITWDKDIITDSIFLLWK from the exons AGACTGGGTCATTCTATTAAATCATCAAACTCACCAGCTAGTTTTGATTCTGGATATTCTCCTGTTGGATCACCAcaaaaatttaaaccaaaatctGTAATGCCCAATGTGTCTCCAGAGTTGTTGCATTTGGTGGATTCTGCAATCATGGGGAAGCCTGAGAGTTTGGATAAATTGAAGAATGTTGTGAGTGGTAAGGAAACTTTTGGCAGCAGCAGCGAGGAAATGGAAAATGTAGCTTTTTCAGTAGTTGATTCTCTCCTTGCAACAATGGGCGGTGTTGAAAGCTTTGAAGAGGATGAAGAGAACAATCCTCCTAGCGTAATGCTAAATTCTCGTGCTGCCATAGTAGCTGGGGAGCTTATTCCTTGGCTTCCTTGTCTGGGTGATAATGAGATGATCATGTCCCCGAGGACTAGAATGGTCAGGGGACTGCTTGCTATTTTACAGGCTTGTACCAGGAACAGAGCAATGTGTTCTATGGCTGGTCTTCTGGGAGTACTTTTGAGGTCAGCTGAAACAATTTTTGTGCAGGATGTAGGTTCCTCAGACAAATTGAGTTGGGATGGAGCTCCTCTATGCTATTGCATTCAGTATTTGTCAGGGCATTCACTAAATGTATCAGACTTGCGTTCATGGTTTCAAATTATTACAAGGACACTTACCACCAAATGGGCAGCTAAATTGTTGCTTGCATTGGAGAAGGCATTGTGTGGAAAAGAGTCAAAGGGACCCGCAAGtacatttgagtttgatggtGAAAGTTCTGGTTTGCTTGGTCCAGGGGAAAGTCGTTGGCCCTTTTCAAATGGTTATGCCTTTGCCACATGGATTTATATTGAGTCGTTTGCAGACACGTTAAATACAGCTACTGCTGCTGCAGCAATTGCTGCAGCAGCAGCAGCCAAGTCTGGAAAATCATCTGCCATGTCGGCTGCAGCAGCTGCAAGTGCACTTGCTGGTGAAGGAACAGCACACATGCCTCgtctttttagttttctatcTGCTGATAATCAAGGAATTGAGGCATATTTTCATGCACAGTTTTTGGTTGTTGAATGTGGCAGTGGAAAAGGAAGGAAGGCTTCATTACATTTTACTCATGCATTCAAGCCACAATGCTGGTACTTTATTGGTTTGGAGCATACTTGCAAGCAGGGGCTTATTGGAAAAATTGAGAGTGAGTTAAGGTTGTATATTGATGGGGCCTTATATGAAAGTCGACCTTTTGAGTTCCCTCGAATCTCCAAACCACTTGCATTTTGCTGCATTGGAACAAACCCACCTCCTACAATGGCTGGTTTACAGCGCCGTCGTCGCCAGTGCCCTTTGTTTGCTGAGATGGGGCCCATTTATATCTTCAAAGAATCAATTGGTGCAGAAAGGATGACACGCTTAGCATCTAGAGGAGGAGATGCGCTACCTTCTTTTGGTAATGGGGCTGGACTACCATGGCTTGCAACAAATGATTATGTGCATCACATGGCTGGAGAGAGTTCTCTTTTAGATGCAGATATTGCAGGATGCCTTCACCTTCTCTATCACCCGAGTTTGCTTAATGGTCGTTTTTGTCCAGATGCTTCACCCTTAGGTGCTGCAG GCACACTAAGAAGACCCGCTGAGGTTCTTGGGCAAGTCCATGTTGCTACGAGAATGCGACCGGTGGAGGCTCTGTGGGCCTTAGCTTATGGAGGTTCTATGTCTTTACTTCCTCTGGTAGTAAGCCACGTGGATGAAACTAGCCTGCAACCTCAAGAAGGGAGCAATCCTCTTTCTTTTGCCACGGCTAATCTGGCAGCCCCAATATTCCGAATAATCTCAATGGCTGTTCAACACCCAAGGAATAATGAAGAATTCTCTCGTGTTAGAGGGCCCGAGATTCTTTCGAGAATTTTAAACTATCTCCTGCGGACTTTGTCCTCGCTTGATCCTGGAAAGCATGATGGAGTTGAAGATGAGGAACTTGTCGCTGCTATCGTCTCCCTATGTCAATCCCAAAAGAGCAATCACATACTTAAAGTGCAGCTTTTTAGCACCTTGTTATTGGATTTGAAAATATGGAGTTTATGCAACTATGGACTACAAAAAAAGCTTTTGTCATCACTCGCTGACATGGTTTTCACAGAGTCATCAGTAATGAGGGATGCCAATGCTATTCAAATGCTTCTTGATGGCTGCAGAAGATGTTACTGGACAATTTATGAAAAGGACTCTGTCaatactttttctttaaatGAAGATCAACGCCCAGTAGGGGAAGTGAATGCGTTAGTTGATGAACTGTTAGTGGTAATTGAACTTCTAATAGTAGCAGCTCCTCCCTCGCTGGCTTCGGATGATGTTCGCTGTTTGCTTGGTTTCATGGTTGATTGTCCACAACCAAATCAG GTTGCGAGAGTATTGCATTTAGTGTACAGGTTGGTGGTGCAGCCAAATACTTCTAGAGCTCATACTTTTGCGGAGGCTTTCATAGCATGTGGTGGAATAGAGACACTTCTTGTGCTCTTACAGCGGGAAGTCAAAGCTGGTGATGTCAGTGATCCGGAAGTTATGACAACTCATGAAACTTCATTTTTCCAGGAATCTGGTTTAGACAGTGGGGATGGAGTCTCTGAGAGAATCCTTGATGGTGATATAGGATCTGTAGAAGAAGAGAAACCAAATGTACCTGAGAAAGATTGGCAATTTGAATCAACTGAAATTGGTGGTGTGAGACGCTTTGGTGCTGCTTCCTCTGGTGTGAGAATTGAGAGGATGCTATCTATTTCTGAGAGTTCTTTTGTTAAGAGTTTAGGTGGTATAAGTCTTTCGATTACTGCTGACAATGCGAGAAATAACGTTTACAATGTGGACAAAAGGGATGGAATTGTTGTTGGGATCATTGGACTTGTAGGAGCTCTAGTAGCATCTGGccatttgaaatttgattctTCTACTCCTTCAGATGCAACGACTAACATTTTGGGTAGCGGGCTTCCTGATGGCGGCAGTAGCATGTTTGATGATAAAGTTTCACTGCTACTTTATGCTCTTCAGAAGGCTTTCCAAGCAGCACCTAATAAGCTTATGACGAACAATGTGTACACAGCTTTGATGGGGGCATCG aTTAATGCTTCTTCAACTGAAGATGGGCTAAACTTCTATGATTCTGGCCATCGCTTTGAACATCTACAACTTCTGTTGGTTCTTTTACGCTCACTTCCCTATGCATCCACGGCTTTCCAATCCCGAGCATTACAG GATCTTCTGTTTTTGGCTTGCAGTCATCCAGAAAACAGGAACAGTTTAACCAAAATGGAAGAATGGCCTGAGTGGATTCTGGAGATTTTGATTTCCAACTATGAG ATGGGAGAGAGCAAAAATTCTCAGACTGCAAGTGTAGGAGACGTGGAAGACCTTATACATAATTTTCTGATCATCATGTTAGAGCATTCAATGCGGCAGAAGGATGGATGGAag GATATTGAAGCTACAATTCATTGTGCAGAATGGCTCTCTATTGTGGGTGGTTCGAGTACAGGGGATCAACGAGTGAG ACGTGAAGAATCATTGCCAATATTTAAAAGAAGACTATTGGGTGGTTTGCTGGACTTTTCTGGGAGGGAATTGCAGGCTCAG ACTCAAGTTATTGCTGCAGCAGCTGCTGGTGTGGCAGCTGAGGGATTATCACCAACAGATGCTAAGGCTGAAGCAGAGAATGCTGCACAGCTTTCTGTATCTTTGGTGGAGAATGCAATTGTGATATTGATGCTCGTTGAGGATCATTTGCGGTCACAGAGCAAATTATCATGTGCTTCAAGTGTTGGAGATGGTTATACATCTCCTCTTTCGCTTGTGTCTCCACTGAATAACCGCTCAAATTCTTTGACCAGTGTTGGTGGCAGAGAGCCACAAGAACCTACCAGTATCCGTGGATCAATATCTAGTGAGCCTAGTGGACTACCTCTTGAT GTCCTTGCTTCAATGGCTGATGCAAATGGGCAAATTTCTTCTGTGGTGATGGAGCGTCTCACTGCAGCAGCAGCAGCCGAGCCTTATGGATCTGTTTCATGTGCTTTTGTTTCTTATGGTAGCTATGCGACAGATTTAGCCGATGGTTGGAAGTATAGGAGTCGATTATGGTATGGTGTTGGTCTCCCTTCAAATAAGGCCCTCTTTGGTGGTGGAGGCAGTGGATGGGAATCTTGGGGGTATTTGGAAAAAGATAATAGTGGGAATTGGATCGAACTTCCTCTGATAAAGAAATCTGTGGCCATGCTCCAAGCTTTACTCTTGGATGAATCAGGACTTGGTGGTGGCCTTGGAATAGGTGGAGGATCAGGTACTGGAATGGGCGGCATGTCTGCACTTTACCAGTTGTTAGATAGTGACCAACCATTCTTATGCATGCTCCGAATGGTGCTTCTTTCAATGAGGGAGGATGATGATGGTGAAAATGGTATACTAATGAGAAATATAAGTATAGATGATGGAATTCCAGAAGGAAGAAAACCACGGTCAGCTTTACTTTGGAG TGTGCTTTCTCCTGTTCTTAACATGCCAATATCTGATTCCAAGAGGCAGAGAGTGTTGGTTGCTTCTTGTGTCCTCTATTCTGAG GTTTGGCATTCAGTTGGCAAGGACAGAAAACCTCTTCGAAAACAGTACCTTGAGGCTATTTTACCACCGTTTGTTGCCATTTTGAGGAGGTGGCGGCCTTTATTGGCTGGAATTCATGAACTTGCCACCGCTGATGGTTTGAATCCTCTAACTGTTGATGACCGGGCATTGGCTGCTGATGCACTGCCAATAGAG GCTGCTCTTGCGATGATCGCTCCAGCATGGGCTGCTGCATTTGCATCACCACCAGCGGCTATGGCATTAGCAATGATTGCTGCTGGTGCCTCTGGTGGGGAAACTACAGCTCCTGCCACAACATCACAACTAAGGCGAGATAGTTCCTTGCTTGAGAGGAAAACAACTAGGCTCCATACATTTTCCAGCTTTCAAAAACCTTTGGAGGTGCCTAACAGAGCACCATCTTTACCAAAGGACAAGGCTGCTGCAAAAGCAGCTGCCTTGGCAGCTGCACGTGATTTGGAGCGTAATGCAAAGATTGGTTCAGGAAGGGGTCTCAGTGCTGTGGCCATGGCCACATCAGCACAGAGGAGAAATACTAGTGACGGGGAACGTGTAAAGCGATGGAATAATTCGGAAGCTATGGCAGTTGCCTGGATGGAATGTCTGCAACCATTTGACACGAAATCAGTTTACGGGAAGGATTTCAATGCTTTATCTTATAAATTCATTGCTGTCCTTGTAGCAAGTTTTGCCTTAGCAAGGAACATCCAGCGATCTGAG GTTGATAGGCGAGCCCAAGTTGAGGTTATTGATCATCATCGCATGTACAAAGGAATTCGTGCGTGGAGAAAATTAGTGCATTACTTGATAGAAATGAGATGTCTCTTTGGTCCGATTGGGGAACATTTTTCCAAACCTTCACGT GTTTTCTGGAAGCTAGATTTGATGGAAAGTTCTTCCAGGATGAGACGATGTTTGAGGAGGAATTACAGAGGGTCTGATCATTGTGGTGCTGCTGCCAATTATGAGGATCAAACTGACTTGAAGAAAAATGGGGAGGAGGCATTGAGCTCATCAAATGCCTCTATATTAGCGGCAGATGCAATAGCTATAGAGGCAGTGAACGATGAAGATGAACAAATGGAAATTGATAGTTTAGATGGTAGGACTGATGATGTAGAACAAAGTGTTGAGGATCACTCAAAGTTGACTGAACCATCTGAACAGAACCTCCAGGCATCTGCAGAGTCTAGTAGTACACAACTTGTCAATGAGCAAGAGTTAATTCAGGGTTCATCACCAGTGGCGCCTGGTTATGTTCCTAGTGAGCTTGATGAAAGAATTATTCTTGAGCTTCCTTCAACAATGGTCCGGCCACTAAGGGTCATACAAGGAACCTTCCAA GTCACAACAAGGAGAATCAATTTTATAGTTGACAGCAGTGATCTCAACACAACAATGGATTCCAGCTGTAAACCAAAAGACCAGGAAAAGGACAGGACCTGGATGATGTCTTCCCTCCATCAGATTCATAGTCGAAG GTATCTCCTAAGAAGAAGTGCCCTCGAACTGTTTATGGTTGATAGATCAAACTACTTTTTTGATTTTGGG AGTACTGAGGGACGGAAAAATGCATATCGAGCAATTGTTCAAGTGCGGCCTCCTCATCTGAATGATGTATATCTAGCGACTCAG AGGCCTGAACAACTTCTCAAGAGGACTCAACTTATGGAGCGCTGGGCTAGGTGGGAG ATTAGCAATTTCGAGTATCTAATGCATCTCAATACCCTGGCTGGGCGTAGTTATAATGACATTACTCAG TACCCAGTTTTCCCATGGGTTCTTTCTGATTACACTTCAGAGAGTTTGGATCTTTCCGATCCATCCTCATTCAGAGATCTTTCCAAG CCTGTCGGTGCATTGAATGCTGACCGCCTTAAAAAGTTCCAAGAAAGATATTCAAGCTTTGAGGATCCAGTCATCCCCAAATTTCATTATGGTTCACATTATTCAAGTGCTGGAACT GTATTGTATTATCTTTTTAGAGTTGAACCATTTACAACTCTCTCAATTCAGTTGCAAGGTGGCAAATTTGATCATGCTGATCGGATGTTTTTGGATATTTCTGGTACTTGGAATGGGGTTCTGGAAGATATGAGTGATGTGAAGGAATTA GTTCCAGAGCTTTTCTACCTTCCTGAGATCTTAACAAATGAAAACTCGATTGATTTTGGCACCACTCAATTAGGGGAGAACCTTG ATTCCGTCAGACTCCCTCCTTGGGCTAAAAATCCAATTGACTTTATTCACAAACATCGGATGGCTCTTGAGAGTGAGCATGTATCAGCGCATCTGCATGAGTGGATTGATCTCATTTTTGG GTATAAACAACGAGGCAAAGAGGCAATATCGGCTAATAACGTCTTCTTTTACATTACCTACGAGGGGACAGTTGATATTGACAAAATATCTGACCCA gtACAACAACGTGCCACACAAGATCAAATTGCCTACTTTGGTCAAACTCCATCTCAACTTCTAACTGTGCCTCATTTGAGGAAGAAGCCATTAGCTGATGTCCTCCATCTGCAG ACAATCTTTCGGAACCCAAAGAGTATCAGACCATACTCGGTTCCAACCCCAGAACGCTGCAACCTACCTGCAGCTGCAATTCATGCAACTTCAGATACTGTTGTTATTGTTGACATAAATGCACCTGCGGCACATGTAGCACAGCACAAATGGCAACCCAACACACCTGACGGCCAGGGTGCACCATTtctttttcaacatggaaagtCCTCATTGAACTCCACCAGTGGAACATTCATGCGCATGTTCAAAGGGCAGGCTGGCTCCACTGCTGACGAGTGGCAATTTCCCCAGGCACCAGCATTTGCTGCATCTGGAATCAGGAGCTCGTCTATTGTTTCCATTACTTGGGACAAAGACATTATCACTG ATTCTATTTTTTTGCTTTGGAAATAG